In a genomic window of Rhopalosiphum maidis isolate BTI-1 chromosome 4, ASM367621v3, whole genome shotgun sequence:
- the LOC113556183 gene encoding basigin isoform X1, which yields MCWNSLSVVVYSVVFCALLDFGPSRVLAQVTIKANYDYGDKYKIGEYKSKLILNCNIDGTQDPKYIWKWFKGDNQITTDSEDPHHIDVSENTLVVNRFIESDAGQYTCSLFNSNNNLIDKKVFNVVLKPYMKLPKTATFIEGEKMELECIVYGVPTPEVSWKFENTTLVPSEHIKFLPNKKNISNAILVLDPITMKDRGNFICSGKNTVVFEPVNSAASYVRIKDKMAALWPFLGICVEVILLCLVIFIYEKKRNKAEFEESDTDQGPETNNANDHSGGDVRHRK from the exons ATGTGCTGGAATTCGCTCAGCGTCGTTGTGTACAGCGTCGTTTTCTGCGCCCTGTTGGATTTCGGGCCCTCCAGGGTCTTGG ctCAAGTAACTATAAAAGCAAATTATGACTACGGcgataagtataaaataggtGAATATAAAAGCAAACTAAtacttaattgtaatattgatgGCACTCAAGATCCAAAGTACATATGGAAGTG gtttaaAGGTGACAATCAAATAACAACTGATTCTGAAGACCCACATCACATTGATGTGTCTGAAAACACTCTGGTAGTTAATCGTTTTATTGAAAGCGATGCTGGCCAGTATACATGCAGCTTattcaattcaaataataatcttattgaCAAGAAGGTGTTCAATGTTGTct taaagcCTTACATGAAACTGCCAAAAACAGCTACATTTATTGAGGGTGAAAAAATGGAATtggaatgtattgtatatggtGTACCTACACCAGAAGTTAGTTGGAAATTTG aaaataccaCTCTTGTGCCTTctgaacatattaaatttttacctaaCAAAAAGAATATTTCCAATGCCATCTTAGTTTTGGATCCGATAACAATGAAAGATAGAGGAAATTTCATCTGCAGTGGAAAGAATACTGTTGTCTTTGAACCTGTAAACTCTGCTGCTTCTTACGTGCGCATTAAag ACAAAATGGCAGCATTGTGGCCATTCTTGGGTATTTGTGTTGAAGTGATCCTTCTGTGtttggttatatttatatatgagaAGAAACGTAACAAGGCCGAATTTGAGGAAAGTGACACAGACCAAGGGCCAGAGAC AAACAATGCTAATGACCACAGCGGTGGTGATGTACGACACCGGAAATAA
- the LOC113556183 gene encoding basigin isoform X2, whose translation MCWNSLSVVVYSVVFCALLDFGPSRVLADEPSYEGNTTVREGEPFKITCRVSMFQVIKWQKDGQTLVTDEHFNISEAVTGDSMLLSTVTANSASSMHSGAYRCTTQYNKFHVLYVVTAQVTIKANYDYGDKYKIGEYKSKLILNCNIDGTQDPKYIWKWFKGDNQITTDSEDPHHIDVSENTLVVNRFIESDAGQYTCSLFNSNNNLIDKKVFNVVLKPYMKLPKTATFIEGEKMELECIVYGVPTPEVSWKFENTTLVPSEHIKFLPNKKNISNAILVLDPITMKDRGNFICSGKNTVVFEPVNSAASYVRIKDKMAALWPFLGICVEVILLCLVIFIYEKKRNKAEFEESDTDQGPETNNANDHSGGDVRHRK comes from the exons ATGTGCTGGAATTCGCTCAGCGTCGTTGTGTACAGCGTCGTTTTCTGCGCCCTGTTGGATTTCGGGCCCTCCAGGGTCTTGG CTGATGAACCCAGTTACGAGGGTAATACAACAGTGAGAGAAGGCGAACCATTTAAGATAACATGTCGTGTGTCAATGTTCCAAGTCATAAAATGGCAAAAGGATGGTCAAACCCTGGTTACTGATGAACACTTCAATATCAGCGAAGCAGTAACTGGTGACAGTATGTTATTATCCACGGTTACGGCCAATTCTGCATCTTCGATGCATTCGGGTGCCTATCGATGCACAACACAGTACAACAAGTTTCATGTACTATATGTGGTTACCG ctCAAGTAACTATAAAAGCAAATTATGACTACGGcgataagtataaaataggtGAATATAAAAGCAAACTAAtacttaattgtaatattgatgGCACTCAAGATCCAAAGTACATATGGAAGTG gtttaaAGGTGACAATCAAATAACAACTGATTCTGAAGACCCACATCACATTGATGTGTCTGAAAACACTCTGGTAGTTAATCGTTTTATTGAAAGCGATGCTGGCCAGTATACATGCAGCTTattcaattcaaataataatcttattgaCAAGAAGGTGTTCAATGTTGTct taaagcCTTACATGAAACTGCCAAAAACAGCTACATTTATTGAGGGTGAAAAAATGGAATtggaatgtattgtatatggtGTACCTACACCAGAAGTTAGTTGGAAATTTG aaaataccaCTCTTGTGCCTTctgaacatattaaatttttacctaaCAAAAAGAATATTTCCAATGCCATCTTAGTTTTGGATCCGATAACAATGAAAGATAGAGGAAATTTCATCTGCAGTGGAAAGAATACTGTTGTCTTTGAACCTGTAAACTCTGCTGCTTCTTACGTGCGCATTAAag ACAAAATGGCAGCATTGTGGCCATTCTTGGGTATTTGTGTTGAAGTGATCCTTCTGTGtttggttatatttatatatgagaAGAAACGTAACAAGGCCGAATTTGAGGAAAGTGACACAGACCAAGGGCCAGAGAC AAACAATGCTAATGACCACAGCGGTGGTGATGTACGACACCGGAAATAA